Part of the Halorussus sp. MSC15.2 genome, CGTCGCTCGGGGGCTACGCCGTCCGACCGGCGGTCTTATCCGACTCCCCGGTGAATTTCGGGGGCACATGGTCGCCTCGCCGCTGGTTCCGGTCGTCGTCTTTCTGGTCGGCATCGGGGTCGTCGTCTGGAGCGTCGAGGAGTTCGTCGAACACGTCGCGGAGGCCGCGGTGGACCTCGGCGTCTCTGCGTTCCTGCTCACCGTGGTGCTGGCCGGAATCGACCTCGAAAACGCCGTGCTGGGGGTCGCGGCCGCGGCGGGCGACCTGCCGGACGTGGCGCTGGGCACCGTCTTCGGCGAGGCGCTGTTCATCCTCGGCGCGGCGGTCGGACTCGCGGGCGTCGCGATTCCCTTCGAGACCGAGACGCCGCGGGAGTATCTGGCGCTGACGGCCGTCTCGCCCGCGCTCCTCGGCCTGCTCTCGCTCGACGGCCGACTGTCGCGCCTCGACGGACTCCTGCTACTCGTCGGCTTCGCGCCGCTGCTCTGGGTGGTCTACCGACGCGAGGCGAGGCGGACGACCCGATATCTGGAAGCCGAGGAGGCCGACGAAATCGAGGCGGAGGTCCGAGAGGGTTCGGACGCGGCCGGCGGGGACGACCGCGAACTGGTCGAACTCGGCGTCCTCCTGCTCACCGTCGTCGGCATGACCGCGGGGTCGGAGTTGGCGGTGATGGGCGCCCGCGACGTGCTCGCCGCCTTCGACATCGCGGGACTCGCGTTCGGCGCGACCGTGATGAGTTTCGTCGCCAGTCTGGAGGAGATTCTGCTCACGGTCGAACCCGTCCGGGACGGCCGCCCGGAGGTCGGCGTCGGCAACGTCGTCGGAAGCACGCTCTTCTTCGTCACGGCCAACGCGGGCGTCGTCGCGCTCGTCCACCCGCTGGCGCTGTCGAGGACGGTGTTCGCGGTCCACTGGCCGTTCTTCCTCGGGTCGCTGGCGCTCGTGTTGGCGTTCCTCTCCCGAGGCCGCGTCGGTCGTCCGGAGGGTGCGCTACTGCTCGCGGTGTACGCCGGGTACT contains:
- a CDS encoding sodium:calcium antiporter, encoding MVASPLVPVVVFLVGIGVVVWSVEEFVEHVAEAAVDLGVSAFLLTVVLAGIDLENAVLGVAAAAGDLPDVALGTVFGEALFILGAAVGLAGVAIPFETETPREYLALTAVSPALLGLLSLDGRLSRLDGLLLLVGFAPLLWVVYRREARRTTRYLEAEEADEIEAEVREGSDAAGGDDRELVELGVLLLTVVGMTAGSELAVMGARDVLAAFDIAGLAFGATVMSFVASLEEILLTVEPVRDGRPEVGVGNVVGSTLFFVTANAGVVALVHPLALSRTVFAVHWPFFLGSLALVLAFLSRGRVGRPEGALLLAVYAGYWAANYLL